Proteins from a single region of Pseudomonas quebecensis:
- a CDS encoding NorM family multidrug efflux MATE transporter, whose product MIMQHPARTELWAILRLSGPLIASQLAHMLMVLTDTLMMARLSPEALAGGGLGAASYSFVSIFCIGVIAAVGTLVAIRHGAGDIEGATRLTQAGLWLAWLMALAAGLLLWNLKPVLLLFGQTETNVHSAGQFLTILPFALPGYLSFMALRGFTSAIGKATPVMVISLGGTVLNYLLNHALIEGLFGLPKLGLMGIGLVTAIVANGMALALMWYIRSNRAYAAYPLSSGLLRLNTHYLRELWRLGLPIGGTYAVEVGLFAFAALCMGTMGSTQLAAHQIALQIVSVAFMVPAGMSYAVTMRIGQHYGAGQLLQARLAGRVGIGFGALVMLGFAAVLWLYSDPLIGLFLDHNDPAFHDVIVLAVSLLAVAAWFELFDGVQTIAMGCIRGLKDAKTTFLVGLGCYWLIGAPSAWLMAFTLGWGPTGVWWGLALGLACAAVSLTWAFEAKMKRMIHQEPATQGVFQAAQAD is encoded by the coding sequence ATGATCATGCAGCATCCGGCACGTACCGAACTCTGGGCCATCCTGCGGCTGTCAGGGCCGCTGATCGCTTCGCAGTTGGCCCACATGTTGATGGTGCTGACCGATACGCTGATGATGGCGCGCCTGAGCCCCGAAGCCTTGGCCGGCGGCGGCCTGGGCGCGGCGAGCTATTCGTTCGTGTCGATCTTCTGCATCGGCGTGATCGCCGCCGTGGGTACGCTGGTAGCCATCCGCCACGGCGCGGGCGACATCGAAGGCGCCACGCGCCTGACCCAGGCCGGGCTCTGGCTCGCCTGGCTGATGGCCCTGGCAGCCGGCCTGCTGCTGTGGAACCTCAAGCCCGTGTTGCTGCTGTTCGGCCAGACCGAAACCAATGTGCATTCTGCGGGGCAATTCCTGACGATCCTGCCCTTCGCCCTGCCCGGCTACCTGAGCTTCATGGCGTTGCGCGGTTTCACCAGCGCCATCGGCAAGGCCACGCCGGTCATGGTGATCAGCCTTGGCGGCACGGTGCTTAACTACTTGCTAAACCACGCGCTGATTGAAGGTCTGTTCGGCTTGCCGAAACTGGGCCTGATGGGCATTGGTCTGGTCACCGCGATCGTCGCCAATGGCATGGCGCTGGCACTGATGTGGTACATCCGTAGCAATCGCGCGTATGCGGCTTACCCGCTGAGCAGCGGCCTGCTGCGTCTGAACACCCATTACCTGCGCGAATTGTGGCGCCTGGGCCTGCCGATCGGCGGCACCTATGCGGTGGAAGTCGGATTGTTTGCCTTCGCGGCACTGTGCATGGGCACCATGGGCAGCACGCAACTGGCCGCGCATCAGATCGCCCTGCAGATCGTCTCGGTGGCGTTCATGGTGCCGGCGGGTATGTCCTACGCGGTGACCATGCGCATCGGCCAGCATTACGGGGCCGGGCAGTTGCTGCAGGCACGCCTGGCGGGACGCGTCGGGATCGGTTTCGGTGCCTTGGTGATGCTGGGTTTTGCCGCCGTGCTGTGGCTGTACTCCGACCCTCTGATCGGACTGTTCCTCGACCATAACGACCCGGCATTCCATGACGTCATTGTATTGGCCGTCAGCCTGCTGGCCGTGGCGGCCTGGTTCGAACTGTTCGACGGCGTGCAGACGATCGCCATGGGCTGTATTCGTGGGCTCAAGGACGCCAAGACCACCTTCCTGGTGGGGCTGGGTTGCTATTGGCTGATCGGGGCGCCGTCGGCATGGTTGATGGCGTTCACCCTGGGCTGGGGGCCAACCGGCGTGTGGTGGGGCCTGGCGCTGGGGCTGGCCTGCGCGGCGGTGAGCCTGACGTGGGCGTTTGAAGCAAAGATGAAACGCATGATTCATCAGGAACCTGCGACTCAAGGCGTGTTTCAGGCTGCGCAAGCAGACTGA
- a CDS encoding LysR substrate-binding domain-containing protein, which yields MSRRLPPLYALRAFEAASRHNSFTRAADELSITQSAVSRHIRTLEEHFACRLFQRSGRHLQLTEAARLLLPGVREGFAALERACHTLNTDDDILRMKAPSTLTMRWLLARLSRFRHLQPGNEVQLTSAWMSVDEVDFNQEPFDCAVLLSNGHFPTDWEACHLFPEMLIPVGAPNLLDDGPWDVARLATAELLHPTPDRRDWRYWLERMGLSSQVSLKGGQVFDTLELGMIAAARGYGVSMGDLLMVAEDVAQGRLSLPWPTAVASGENYYLVWPKTRPGGERLRRLADFLQSEVQAMLLPTVERLD from the coding sequence ATGTCTCGTCGTCTTCCTCCGCTGTATGCCCTGAGGGCATTCGAGGCTGCCTCCCGGCATAACTCATTCACCCGGGCGGCGGATGAGCTGTCGATCACGCAAAGCGCCGTGAGCCGGCATATCCGCACCCTCGAAGAGCATTTTGCCTGTCGCCTGTTCCAGCGCAGCGGGCGCCATCTGCAACTCACCGAAGCCGCACGGCTGTTGCTGCCTGGCGTACGCGAAGGCTTTGCCGCGCTGGAGCGGGCCTGCCACACCCTGAACACCGATGACGACATCCTGCGCATGAAGGCGCCCTCGACCCTGACCATGCGTTGGTTGCTGGCGCGGCTCAGCCGCTTCCGGCATTTGCAGCCGGGCAACGAGGTGCAATTGACGAGCGCATGGATGAGCGTCGATGAAGTGGACTTCAATCAGGAACCGTTCGACTGCGCGGTGCTGCTGAGCAACGGCCATTTTCCGACGGACTGGGAGGCGTGCCACTTGTTTCCCGAGATGCTGATTCCGGTTGGCGCGCCGAACCTGCTGGACGATGGTCCCTGGGATGTGGCGCGCCTGGCCACGGCCGAGCTGCTGCACCCCACGCCCGATCGGCGTGACTGGCGCTATTGGCTGGAGCGCATGGGGCTGTCGTCTCAAGTGTCGCTCAAGGGCGGACAGGTCTTCGACACGTTGGAGTTGGGCATGATTGCCGCGGCGCGTGGGTATGGGGTTTCCATGGGGGACCTGCTTATGGTCGCCGAAGACGTCGCCCAGGGCCGGTTGAGCCTGCCGTGGCCGACCGCCGTGGCCAGTGGAGAAAACTATTACCTGGTTTGGCCAAAGACCCGTCCCGGTGGCGAACGCCTGCGACGCCTGGCGGATTTTCTTCAGAGTGAAGTTCAGGCCATGCTCCTGCCGACGGTGGAACGCCTGGATTGA
- a CDS encoding putative bifunctional diguanylate cyclase/phosphodiesterase: MSTPVEPLRLLLLADTPEWAALLRECLAPMGDGAVLISAPNWDSVSRLFDDDQSAVLLTTPMLQPAPGRCSLPCVLLLEQEPLVAPLGVSDWLVRDGVAVDTLRRCLRHVRERGVLETTLQRLAEQDPLTGIANRQGFLTLLAARLAENDGRGLALGHLDLDNFRHANDALGHQAGDRLILQVVSRLKSQLEVGDQLARLGSDEFALLIDTRRAPQRAEWMAERITQVMAEPYWVDGESLLIGCSLGVAHARARAGADPLMWHAHIAMQQAKSTQGCTFHIFNERINRNARSLADLESELRRALRRDELELHYQPRLDLDDGHIVGLEALVRWRHGERGLLPPSEFVPLAEQSGLIVPLGYWVISRALRDMQDLRERGLPPLHMAVNLSFRQFQDSQLLSTLSRLIAERGVEAQWLEFELTETAVMRRSDLVKQTMDALGRLGVRFSLDDFGTGFSSFVHLNSLPIALLKIDKSFVGGMEEREENRKLVHAMINLAHNLNLEVVAEGVETQEQLALLRLFGCDQAQGYLISKPLPLPELVAYLTVGDGQQAMPGAVM; this comes from the coding sequence TTGTCTACGCCTGTCGAACCCTTGCGTTTGCTGCTTCTGGCCGATACGCCTGAGTGGGCAGCGTTGTTGCGCGAGTGCCTGGCGCCGATGGGCGATGGGGCTGTGCTGATCAGCGCGCCAAACTGGGACTCCGTGAGTCGTCTGTTCGATGACGACCAGAGCGCGGTGCTGTTGACCACACCGATGCTGCAACCCGCCCCCGGCCGTTGCAGCCTGCCCTGCGTGCTCCTGCTGGAGCAGGAACCGCTGGTTGCGCCGTTAGGCGTCAGCGATTGGCTGGTGCGCGATGGCGTGGCCGTCGACACGCTGCGCCGCTGCCTGCGCCATGTTCGCGAGCGCGGTGTGCTGGAAACAACCCTGCAACGCCTGGCCGAACAGGACCCGCTGACCGGCATCGCCAACCGTCAGGGCTTCCTGACCTTGCTGGCCGCGCGACTGGCCGAGAACGACGGTCGCGGCCTGGCTCTCGGTCACTTGGACCTGGACAATTTCCGACATGCCAACGACGCCCTTGGCCACCAGGCCGGCGACCGCCTGATTCTGCAGGTAGTGTCGCGGCTCAAGAGCCAACTCGAAGTCGGCGACCAACTCGCCCGCCTGGGCAGCGATGAATTCGCTCTGTTGATAGATACCCGCCGCGCGCCCCAACGTGCCGAGTGGATGGCCGAACGCATCACGCAAGTCATGGCCGAACCTTACTGGGTGGATGGCGAAAGCCTGCTGATCGGCTGCAGCCTGGGCGTGGCCCATGCCCGCGCTCGCGCCGGCGCCGACCCGCTGATGTGGCACGCCCATATCGCCATGCAGCAGGCCAAGAGCACCCAGGGCTGCACCTTTCATATCTTCAACGAACGCATCAACCGCAACGCCCGCAGCCTGGCCGACCTGGAAAGCGAACTGCGTCGTGCCCTGCGGCGTGATGAGCTGGAGCTGCACTACCAACCGCGCCTGGACCTGGACGACGGCCACATTGTCGGCCTCGAAGCCTTGGTGCGCTGGCGCCACGGCGAACGTGGCCTGTTGCCGCCCAGCGAGTTCGTACCGCTGGCCGAACAAAGCGGCCTGATCGTACCGCTTGGCTATTGGGTGATCTCCCGTGCCCTGCGCGACATGCAGGACTTGCGCGAACGCGGCCTGCCGCCGCTGCACATGGCGGTGAACCTGTCGTTTCGCCAGTTTCAGGACAGCCAACTGCTTTCCACCCTCAGCCGTCTGATTGCGGAACGTGGGGTAGAGGCGCAGTGGCTGGAATTCGAGCTGACCGAAACCGCTGTGATGCGCCGCAGCGATTTGGTCAAACAGACCATGGATGCCCTCGGTCGCCTGGGCGTGCGGTTTTCCCTGGATGACTTCGGTACCGGTTTCTCTTCGTTCGTGCACCTCAACAGCCTGCCGATTGCCCTGTTGAAGATCGACAAGAGTTTTGTCGGCGGCATGGAGGAGCGTGAAGAAAACCGCAAATTGGTACACGCCATGATCAACCTGGCCCACAACCTCAACCTGGAGGTGGTGGCCGAAGGCGTGGAAACCCAGGAACAACTGGCGCTGTTGCGGTTATTTGGCTGCGATCAGGCCCAGGGCTACCTGATCAGCAAGCCATTGCCATTGCCTGAGCTGGTGGCTTACCTGACCGTCGGCGATGGCCAGCAGGCCATGCCGGGCGCGGTTATGTAG